The genomic DNA GCCGGAAGCGATGAAACCATTGACGTCTCCGACAGGGCGCCCCCAATCTCTATGGGTGCGGATCGTGCGGTATCCGGTGATCTTCATTGTGTCTTCAAACCTGACTTCCGAGCAAAAAAACATACATCATATGTGGGAGTGGTCGACCAAGCGCCGCCATGCGACCGCGGGTACCGATGCCGAATACCGGCGGAACGCGCTACGCACATGATCGGGTGTGCGCATGCCGACGACGACGGACGCCACCCCCCGATCCCGCAGGGGAAACTGCACAGCCGCCTCCGGCAGCTCGCACCCCGCGTCCTCGCAGATCGCAGCGAGATCCTTCGCTGCACGAATGTTCTCCGGCGAGGCCTGCCGGTAATCGAAGCTGGCGTCATCGGAGACGATCCGGGTGCTGAGCAGGCCGGAGTTGTATACCGCGGCCGCGACGACGGCGACCTTCCGCTCCGCAGCGAGGGGCAGCAGTTCCGATTGCGCCGTGCGATCGAGGAGCGTGAGGCGCCCGGCCACCATGACCACGTCGATGTCGCATTCTCGGACGAATCGTGCCAGCATCGACGCCTGATTCATTCCGGCACCGATCGCGCCGACGACGCCTTGATCACGAAGCTCCATGAGGGCGGCGACCCCAGAAGTGGAAGCCTGCTCCCAGTGCGCGTCAGGATCGTGAAGGTAGGCGATGTCAAGGCGATCGAAACCCAGCCGGCCGAGGGTGTCCTCGACCGAGCGCATCACCCCGTCACGGGAGAAGTCCCATCTGCGTCGATGGGTCGCGGGCACGATGAACCCCTGAGCGTCATCGAGTACCCCGGCGGCCGCACGCTCGGGCGTGTCGATAAGGAGGCGGCCGACCTTCGACGACACGACGAAATCGTCTCGCGGGCGATCTGCCAAAGCATCACCGAGCCTTCTCTCGGAGAGTCCCAGACCGTAGTGCGGAGCCGTGTCGAAGTAACGGATCCCCTGCGACCAGGCCTCATCCACGGCCGCCCGCGCGTCCTCGTCCGTGACGCTCCGAGAGAGGTTCCCGAGTTGAGCCGCGCCGAATCCGAGCTCGGTCACCGATACGCGGCCGATCGTTCGTGTACGCATCGGTTCCATCTTTCAGTCCCGATGCCAGATCTCATCGAACTGCTCCCAGTTCGGCTCAGCGGATCCTTCCCGGAAAGGCCGCTGGCACGGCGCAGTCTCGGCCCACCACCTTTGCGTCACGGGGTCGGCAGCCATGGCACGCTGATCGGCGTCGTAGTCGTCCCCTACGTACTCGTAGTACGCCATCAGCACGCCGTCGAGTTCGAAGATCGTGAAGTTGCGGATACCGCACTCCGTGATGGTCTTCTCCACCTGAGGCCAGACGCTGCGATGCAGCCGGAGGTACTCATCCCGCTTCGAAGGCACAAGTCGTGCCGCCATGCCGAACCGTCGAACGTTCGCGACGGAGTCCGAGCCGCTCACTCTTTGGTACCTCCGGCCGTCATTCCGCTCACCAGGAACTTCTGGGAGAACAGGAAGATCACGAGCACCGGTGCAACGGAGACGATCGTGGCGAGCGCGAGCACCGGCAGGCTGATCGTCACCGACGCCGAACTCGTGGGATTGAACAGCGGCACGTTGGACAGCAACTCGACGAGTCCGACCTGGATCGGTGATTTTCGCCCTGGGGCAGCGACGAACGGGAGGAAGTAGTTGTTCCAGTTGCCGACGAGGTTGAAGAAGCCGACCAGTGCGATCACGGGGGTCGCCAGGGGCATGGCGATCTTCACGAACACCCGGAGTTCGCCGGCGCCGTCGATCCGCGCCGCATCGAGCAGGTCCCTCGAGACGCTGGTCGAGAAATAGATGTATGTGAGGTAGACACCGAAGGGGAAGAACGAGAACGGCAGGATGACGGCGAGAGGATTCCCGATGAGCCGGACAGCCGAGAGTTCGAGGAAGATCGGGAGCACCAGCGCCGTGTTGGGGATGAGCATGACCACGAGGGTGAGCATGAGCAATGCTCTGCGAAGGCGGAACTCGGTCAATGCGAGGGCATAGCCAGCAGGGATGCTGACCAGCAGCGTCACCACCAGTGCCGCACCACTGTAAAGAACCGAGTTGCCGAGCCACGTCCACACGATGCCGTTCTGGAACGCGACCAGTGCGTTCCAGCTGGCGATGAGGGTGTCGAACGTGCCCGCGCTGAAGGGCGCGTTGAGCAGCAGCTCCCCCGCGGTCTTCGTGGGCGCCAACAGCAGCCACACGATCGGCACCGCGAAGAAGAGGGCGAAGAAGAGCAGGATCGCCACGACCAAGGCCCGGCCGATCCAGCTTCCGGGACTCATCCCGGACGGTTCGGGGGATCTCCTCGAGTTCGCCCGTTCGTCGCTTCTTGCGGGAGCGAAGTCAGTCGCGCTCAAAGAGTCCTCCTCGGAAGACGAAGATCGCAGACAGCGCCGCCGCAACGAGAAGCAGAAGCAACGAGATCGCGGCGGAGCCGTTGAAGTCGCCCTGCCGGAACGCGTAGAGGTACGCCAGCTGGTTGATGGAGTAGTCGGGGGGCACGACGCCCTTTGACGCCTGGGAGAGCACGCGTGGTTCCACGAAGAGCTGAGTACCGGCCGCGAGCGACATCACCGCCATATAGGAGATCCACTTGCGAAGGAGCGGGATCTGGATGTGCCATGCGGTCTGGACAGGTCCGGCGCCATCGATGCGCGCTGCCTCCATGACGTCACCGGAGATGTTGTTGAGGGCTCCGTACATGATGACGATCCAGCCTCCGGCCCCGGTCCAGAACGCGACGACGGTGAAGATGAGCGGCAGGTTGTCGATCGACACCGTCTGAACGAATGTCTCGAGCCCGAATGCTCGCAGAATGAACGCAACCGGGCTCACCGAGGGGTCCAGCAGGAAGAGCCAAAGCATCACGCTCGACGCACCTGCGAGTGCCCCGGGGATGTAGTAGACGAATCGGAAACTGCTCGAGAGCCATCGACGTCCGAGGGAATGCACCACGAGTGCGAGAAGCACGACGAAGACGAGCAACGACACCAAGTAGATGACCAGATACAACGCGACATGACCGACCGCCGGCAGGAACCGGTAGTCACCGAACACCTGGGCGAAGTTCGCGAAACCGGCGAAGGCACCGTCGGCCGTGAACGCCAGGAAGATCGTGTAAAGCGTAGGCAGGATGCCGAAGGCGATCAGGAGGATCGTGTAACCGGAGACGAACACGTATCCGACGCTCGCCTGCGAGCGGTCGAGCCGCCGACGAGCGGGCCGTCGGGAGTTGGGGCCGGGCGCCCGCCGCATCCCCTCGAGGGGGAGCGCGGCGGGCGTCGTGGTGGGAATGGAGATGGGATTTCCTTTGCTCGGGCGAATGACGAGTCGCGGCGAACGACGGCTACTTGATCGAGTAGCCCTGCACCTGTGCTTCGTTCTCGTACTCGGCCTGCCATTCGGAAGTCAGTTCGCTGAGCGACTTTCCGGCGGCGAGACCGGGGATGACGATCGACGAGTACGCCGTCTCAGGACTGAAGGACGGGAAGCCCCAGCCGCTCCAGACGCTCTTCGCCGCCTGTGTGATGGCCGCAGAGAAGTCCCCGGCGAAGTATCCCGACGCGGACTGCTGATCGAGCCACGCCGCTGCCGTCGACGCGTATGCGGGAAGGCCGGTAGCGAGCTCGGCGGCTTTGTCGGAGTTGCTCACGTATTCGAGGAACGCAGCCACACCCTCGAGATTCTTCGAGTGGCTCGAGCCATACCAGACTCCGCCGCCGACGTTGCCGGTCACTTCATCCTCGCCCTCCCAGAAGAGAGGCGCCGCGGCGCCGATCGAGCCGGCTTCGGCGTTGAGGCTGTCGGGGTTCTGGAAGATCGCCCCGGCGTACCACGCCGGACCGGGAGTACCGAGCAGCTTGTCGCCGTACTTCGTGACGAAGTCTGCACCGAAGACGCTGTCCTGGACGAGAGTGCCGTTGTCGAGCATGTGGTCGATCAGGCCGGTCACCTTTTCGGCGTTCTCGTCGCTGAAATCGCTGGAGAAGGAATCGCCGTCGACCTGGAAGATCGGTGCCTCTCCGCTCCAGTAATAGGTGTAGGGCCCGGAGAACGAGTCGCCGACCGAGCCGAGGATGTAGCCAGGGTGCTCGGCGGCGACCTTGTCGCTCAGGTCGCGATAGTCCTCCCACGTGGTGGGTACTTCGTAGCCGAACTCCGACATGAGGGTCTCGTTGTACCAGTACACGACCGGTGCGAGATCATTGCGCACGCCGTAGACATTGCCGTCTCGCGTCATCGGATCGAGAGCGCCGTCCGTGAAACCGCCGAGGAACTCATCGGACATCAGCCCCTTGTTGAGGACGGCCGCGTAGGGCTGCACGCCGTTCTGCTCGACACCCGCCCACGCCGTGTCGTTCTGCTGAGTGGAGAACACCACGTCCGGCCAGCCCTCGCCGGACTGGTCGAACAACGCGACCTTCGTCTTGAACGAATCACTGCCGCCGGAGCTGCCGTCGTAGGTCTCGATGTTGATCTCGACCTCGGGGTTCTCCTCCTGGAATGCTTTCGCGATCGGTTCGCGGGCAGCATCGACCCAGACGGTGAGCGGAGCAGTCGCGTCCTGCTCGACCGCGGGGAACCCGTACTGGTCGTCTGTCTGCCCTGTGGGGCTTCCGCTGCAGGCTGCGAGCATTCCGACGGTGGCGATCGTCGTCGTGCCGAGCGCCAGCAATCGGGTGATCGCGCGCTGCGAGCGTCGCTGCTGTGTGTTCATAGCGGGTCCTTTTCGAGTCGGCTTCTTTGTCGTGAAAAGACCGCCTAAGGGCGGGCTGCAGTCATTACATCATATATCTGATCTAGACGATAGTCCGGCGCGCCTCCCGAGCGGTGAGGCACGCGCAAAGCAAGCCGGCACGCGAGAAGCACGCGAAGCGCCGGAGAGGCCAGCAGTCCACACAGGACACAGCCCTCTCGCGGCAGCCGGCACCACGCGCAGACGACGGGTCGCTGATCAGGAGCGGGCGTCGAACCGGCGGCGGTAGCCCGACGGCGTGCTCCCGAAAGCCGCGGCGAAGTTCTGCCGCAGCGTCACGGGGTTGCCAAAGCCGCACGATGCGGCGATCTGGTCGACCGAGAGATCGGTCACCTCCAGGAGACGACGCGCTTCGTCGAGGCGACGCGATCGCACCCAGGCGGCGGGCGTCGTTCCGGTCGAGTCGCGGAAGGCGCGGACGAAGGTCCGGCGACTCATGTGCGCCGCGCGCGCGAGGCGTTCTATGGAGAGGTCCTCCGCGAGATTTCGCAGAGCCCATGCGGACGCCGCTCCGATCGGGTCGTCGGCCGAGCGCTGCGCCACAGGCCGCTCGATGTACTGCGCCTGCCCACCCTCGCGATGAGGTGCCACGACGAGACTCCGCGCCACCTGGTTCGCTGCTTCCGCTCCCAGCCGCGTGCGCACGACGTGCAGGCACGCGTCGATCCCGGAGGCCGTACCCGCAGAGGTCATCACATCTCCGTTGTCCAGGTAGAGCACGCGGGAATCCACGGTGACACCCGGATGCCGGCTCGCCAGCCCCTCTGCGGCACGCCAGTGCGTCGCTGCGCTGCGCCCGTCGAGCAGTCCGAGGTCGGCGACCGCGATCGCGCCGAGGCAGAGCCCGGCGATGGCCGCTCCCCGGTCGTGAGCACGGAGAAGAGCGCGTCGGAACCCAGGGCGAAGCTCTCTGCCGTCGTCGACCCAGGAGGGCAGCACGATCAGATCGACGTCCTCCGTCGCGGAGAGACCTTCGACTCGCCCGAGCGTGTAGCCCTCAGCCGTGCGCACCGATCCGGCCCGGTCGGAGAAGAGAACCGTCTCCCAGTCGGCCAGCCCCTGCCTGGTGACTTCGTCGAAGACCATCTGCGGCACCGACAGATGAAACAGCGTCACGCCCTCAAAGGCATGGATCGCGATCTTCACGGGGTATCCCTCCGGACTGGCCTGGATCCATCGTACCCGCGCATGCGGGCCGTGGGCGGGGAAGGCACCGCCTCACCTTTGGCATGAGGAAGTCGGTGCAGCCTCGTGCGCGAGGTTGCACCGACTTTCCCCGATCAACGGTGCGATCGCACCTCGACCTCCCGAATGGGGGCCGGGGAGTTCCGGCTGCGAAGCGCACGGATCTGCCCGTTGATGATGACGCCGGCGATGCCGGTGATGTCACCGCGGTTGAGCGCCTTGATCGGGTGATCGGCGGGGCCACCGACGGGCTGCTGCACCAGCACCAGGTCAGCCGGACGGCCTTCCTCCAGCACGCCTTCCTCACGACGCAGCACGCGGGCGGCGTTGCTGGTGGCGTAGGCGATGACATCGGTCGCAGGCACGCCGCCGATCGACGAGAGTTCGGCGATCGTCTTGATGATCGCGAGCGGCATCACGCCGGTGCCCGACGGGGTGTCGGAGCCCAGGATGACCCGGTCCAGCGCGTCGTGCTCCGCAGCCATGCGCTGGATGTTCAGGCTGGCCGACAGGTTGCCCGCCTGCACGAGCTGCAGCGCAGCATCCGACTCCTTCACGAGCCGCTCGACATCGGCCTCCGGAAGGCTCGTCGTGCCGCCGTTGATATGACCGGCGATGTCCGGGCGCATCGCGATGAGGTCGTCCACGGTGATCGGCGCCACACCGGGAACCGACGACGCTCCGCCCGAGTGCGACATGACGACGAATCCGGCCGCCTGCGCCCAGCGCACATGCGGAACCGCGTCCTGGGGGACGTTGAAGCCGCCGAACCCGACCTTCATCAACCAGATTCCCTGCTCGGCGAGATCGGCGTAGTCCTCCTCCTCCATGTACGGTCCGGTCATCAGTGACCCGCCGTGGATGCGGACCCCACCAGGGCGATTATTGGTGAAGGAGCGGTTCGCAGCGACCGCCACCGCCTTCACGCCGAAGCGGTCCATCGGCCGCCCCGGGAAGTGCACCTCGCCGGCGGACATCATCGATGTGACTCCGCCGTGCATGTAGCTCTCGATGAAGCCGATCGTGTTCTGCTTCGGGTTGAAGTCTCCGATCGAGAAATGCGTGTGCGTATCGAAGAGGCCAGGCAATGCCACCGCACCCTTGGCGTCGATCACGACATCGGCCTCCACATCGGGCGCTCCCCCGATCGCAACGATCCGGTCACCTTCGATGAGAACGGTCTCCACCTCTCGGACAACCTCGCCCAGGCGCCCGGTGACGATACCGCGCAGGTTCTTGATGAGAAGCGTGCCGCTTCGGGGTCCGAAGAATTCCTCCGGGTAGGTCTCATCCCAAGTCATGCGAGTTCCACCAATCGTTGTCAGGGTCCGCGATCGCGGACCAAGGGGTTTGCTTTTCGGTTGGATGCAGTCGGTCAACCAGCGTCGACATGAAGGAGGGCAACGAGCTCGATCTCCACCGGGCTGTCCTTGGGCAGCGCCGCCACACCGATCGCCGACCGCGTGTGCACGCCCGCTTCCCCGAACACCTCCTTGAGGAGGAAGCTGGCGCCGTCGATCACCTTCGAATGCTCCGTGAAACCCGGATCGCTGGCCACAAAGCCGGTGACCTTGACGATGCGGTCGATGCGGCCCAGGTCGCCGAGCTCTCGCTGAAGGGCGGCGATCGCGTTCACTGCACACTGGGCTGCAAATTCGGTGGCGACGTCCGGCGATACGAGACCGGCGGTTTCACCGACCTTCCCCGTGGTGGCGATCACGCCGTCACGGAGGGGCAACTGCCCCGAGGTGAAGACCAGTGGGCCGGCTGCGAGCGCCGCGGTATAGGCCCCGATGGCCGCCGGTGGCATGTCGGGAAGCGAGTACCCCGCGGCCTGGAGACGATGGATGACGTCCTGGTGTCTGCGCGAGGTCATCGCTGCATCTCCACCGCTGTGAGTGCGGGAGTGTCGCGTGAGGACTCCCGGGCGACCATGACCGAGACGACCGTGATGATCAGCATGCCGGCGACGTAGATCGCGATCGGCACCCAGCTTGCGAATCGTCCGTAGAGGGCGACGGCGATGATGGGCGCGAGAGCCCCGCCCAGGATTCCCGACAACTGGAAGCCGAGGGACGCGCCGCTGTAACGGACGTTCGCCGGGAAGAGCTCGGTGGTGAACGCCGCCAGCGGCCCGTACATCGCGGCCCAGCACAGCATCCCGACGAAGTCCGCGAGCAGGATCAGAGCGAGGTTCTGCGTCTCGAGCAGCGGGAAGAAGGCGAACACCCACAGGAGTGCGCCAACTGCGCCGCCGATATACACCGGGCGACGCCCGAGTCTGTCGGACAGTGCCCCGAAGATGGGGATGAAGAGGATCATCGTCGCCGCGCTGACCAGGACCACGAGGGTGGCTGTCGTCTGCTCGATGCCCACCATCTGCGTGAGGTAGGTGACCACGAACAACACGAAGATGTAGAAGGCGACATCGGTGCCGATGCGTGAACCGGTGGCGATGAGCAGTTCGCGGCGCTGGGTTCGCAGCACTTCGAGGATCGGATGCTTGACTCGGTGCCCCTCGGCGGCGAGCTTCTCGAACTCGGGCGATTCCGTGACGTTGAGTCTGATCCAGAGCCCGATGGCGATCAGTACGGCGCTGAGGAGGAACGGCACTCGCCAGCCCCAGGCCAGGAACGCCTCGTCATCGGTCAGCCACAACATCAGCGTGAGCGCACCGTTCGCGAGGAGCAGTCCGAGTGGGACACCGATCTGAGGCCAGCTGGCCGCGAGGCCTCGACGCTTAGGGTCGCCGTGTTCCAGAGACATGAGGACCGCGCCGCCCCACTCACCGCCAAGACCGAAACCCTGAACGAAGCGGAGCACCGTCAGGGCGATCGGAGCGAGAATGCCGACTGTCCCGTAACCGGGGAGCAGACCGATGAGCATCGTCGATATCCCCATGATCATGAGCGTGATCACGAGGATGCGCTTGCGCCCGATCCGGTCTCCGAAATTCCCGAAGACGATCGCCCCGATGGGGCGGGCGACGAAACCGACCGCGAAGCTGCCGAAGGCGAGAAGCGTTCCAGTGAGCGGGTCGACCGTGGGGAAGAACACGGTATTGAAGACCAGAGCTGCGGCGGTGCCGTATAGGAAGAAGTCGTACCACTCGAGGGCGGTGCCGATGACACTGCCGCCTATGGCGCGTCGTCGCGTACTCCGGTCCTGCGACCGGGCCGTTGTCTGTGAAGCCATCTTTCCGTCTCCTTCGAAAAGCTCGGGCCTGCGTTCGCACAACTTGATCGCGGGGCTCCTGGTACCGCTCGGGTGATGCGGTTCTCTCATCATCACGACGAGTGACACAAATGCAAACCAGGTTTCACTTGTGCGAATCAAACACCTGCTTATACTTCAGCCATGCTCGACACACAGAAACTCGTGACTTTCGCAGCCGTGGTCCGCCTGGGAAGTTTCGCCGCAGCGGCGCGCGAACTCGGCTATACCCAGCCTGGCGTGAGTCAGCAGATGAAGTCGCTCGAGCGCGACCTCAAGACGACGCTGTTCTCCCGCGAAGGACGGGGGCTGAAGCTGAGCGAGCAGGGAGACGTGCTGGCTGAACGGGCCGAATCGCTTATCGCGGACCTTCATGCCACCGAGGAGCGGGTCGCTGCGGTCACGCGCCTCAAGGAGGCGCGAGTCCGCGTGTGCGCATTCCCGAGTGCCAATGCGACACTCATCCCGTCCGCGATCTCGCGGCTGCGAGCACGCCATCTCGGCATCGAGATCGAGCTGTTCGAGGCGGAACCTCCGGAATCGTTGGAGGGCCTGGAACGCGGCGAGTACGACGTCGTGGTCGCGTTCCGATACGACGATCAGCCGACTCCTGACATGGGAGAGAGCCTCGTCTCGATCAGTCTGATCGATGAGCCGATGGTTCTGATGCTTGCCGATGACCATCCGCTCGCCCGGCGCAAGCAGATCGAGTTGTCAGAACTCCGTGAGGAGCGTTGGGTGGCCGGATGCGTTCGCTGCCGCCAGGAGTTCGTCAGCGCCTGCGCGGATGCCGGCTTCTCCCCTCGCATCGACATCACGACCGACGACAATCTCGCTGTGCAGAGCTACGTGGTCGCCGGACTCGGGCTCGCGATGATGCCGAGGATGACGCAGTCGTTCGTGAAGCATCCCAAACTCCGCACTCGCCCCCTCCTGCCAGAGCGCCATCGCCACGTGACCGCGACCGTCCTTCGCTCACAGCGGGGTTCGACCGCAGTGGTGCGGGTACTCGAATCGCTCCGGGAAGCGGCCGAATCAATGGCACTGGCACCGAATACGTAAGCAAGAGTTTGACATCTCTCACTTTTCTGCGCTCGCAGTTAGTCTTGCGAAACATCACACTGTGAGGACACGCAGACGTCGAGTGCGCACGGCGCACCGAAGCGAGAAGTGAGGCCTCCATGTACAGCGAGTCACAGGTTCCCGATGCCAGTACAGGGATCCGGGGGCGTCGGTCCGACCGACGGTGGGTGACGCAGGCGCTCGAACTTCTGCAGGCGGAAGCGGGGCGCAGCGGGTGGACGCCGCTGATCCCCTTTCACGCGCCGGGAACCGGAGACATCGACATCTATCTGAAGGACGAGTCTCTGCACCCGACCGGCAGCCTCAAGCACCGACTTGCCCGGTCTCTTTTCACCCATGGTCTCTGCAACGGTGACATCGGCCCGCGGACCACGATCGTCGAAGCCTCGAGTGGGTCGACGGCGGTCAGCGAAGCGTATTTCGCACAGATCCTCGGTCTGGACTTCGTCGCTGTCATCCCTGCGGTTACCAGTCGCGAGAAGATCGCCCTGATCGAACGGCATGGCGGCCAGGTGCTTGTCGTCGAGGATCCGGCTGATGTGGTCCGCACAGCCCAGAGCGTGACTGTCCAGCGCGATGGGCATTTCATGGATCAATTCACGTTCGCGAGTCAAGCGACGAACTGGCGGGAGGGGAATATCGCCAGCGAGCTGTTCACCCAGTTGCTGCGCGAGAAGCATCCGGTGCCGGAGTGGATCGTGGTCGGCGCCGGAACCGGAGGTACGAGCACGTCCATCGCACGCTATGCCCGTTTCTCGGGCTTCGGGACCGGCATCGCTGTGGTCGATCCGGAAGGGTCTGCTTTCTACGAGGGCTGGCGGCGGAACGATAGCTCCTACGTCACGTCGACGCCGTCGAGGATCGAAGGCATCGGGCGCACCCGGGTTGAACGATCCTTCTTTCCGAACCTCATCGACGAGGTGCTGCCCATACCCGATGCGGCGTCGATCGCCACGATGCGCTGGGCATCCCGAATCATCGGAAGGCGCGTCGGAGCCTCCACCGGCACGAACATCTGGGGAACGCTGCAACTCGCGCAGCGCCTCTCCTCGAGCCGTCGCGCAGGCAGCATCGTCAGCCTGATCTGCGACACGGGCGAGCGCTACTCATCGACTTACTTCAACGATACATGGCTCGCAGAACAGAACATCGACATCACCCCCTTCGAACGTGCGCTCGAAGTCTTCACCTCCACCGGTGTACTCGAGGCGGCCTGAACCCCGACTGACCTGAGGAAGCCGCGCCTGACATCAATCGAAATGCCAACACTGCACCGAATGCATCGACGACGGCACGCGCACTAATGGCATTATCATGATCACATGAGATTCGATCACTGCGCACTGCAGGAATGCGGCGTCGCTCGATTCCTCAGTCTGCTCGATGGCCCTTGGGCGACTCTGATCGTGCGAGAACTCCTCAAGAAACCGCATCGATTCAACGAATTGCTCACCGCACTCCCGGGAATCAGCGCGCACACGCTCTCCAGCCGCCTCCGCAAATTCGAGGCTCACGAGCTCGTCACCCGCACCGCGTTCGCCGAGATCCCGCCCCGCGTCGTCTACGAACTGACGCCCGTAGGCATGCAGCTACGCCCGGTGCTCGACGCCATGAACGCCTGGGCCATGACGGTCCCGCCTCGGCTCTTCGGCCTTGAGGACCCCGGGACCGTCGACAGCCCCGTCATCGCCGACTGAGCGGTGCGCGGTGGCGGCGCACCGCGTCGTAGTTGCCGCATTTCGCCGAGCAATAGGCACGTCTGCCGTTTCGGCTGGTGTCCACGAACGCCACCGGGCATCTCTCCCGCCGACACACGCCCAACCGAGCGCCCTCGGACTCTACGACGAAGAGGGCGAGCCCACCCGCGGTCACCGCCCGAACACGCGCGATGACGTCCTGCGTCTCCGACGCGAAGTGCAGATGCGGTCGAAGTGCGTCGTGTGAGGTGAGATACGGAATCGTCGTGCCTGCCGCGAGGAGTCGATTGATCGTCGTGCAGCGCGCATCAACGGTCGTCGCATGGAATACGGGCACGATCTTCTCCGCCCACGCCCGGAGCCGCTCACCAGCGACCGCATCGAGTTCCGCCCGTCGGATCTCATGCGCCGCCAGCGTTGCCGCGGCGGCTCCCTCGTGCCACCCCTGACCGACGAGGGTCACGAGATCTGCGGCGAGCAGCGGGCCGGTCATGTTGTCATGGTTGAACTGCATTGACTCATTGCATCACAGTTGCAACATGGACGTCATCACCACGGGGATCGCCCCGATCATCCTGCTGCTCGGCGGCGGGCTGATTCTGCGCCGACGCATCCTGACAGATGCCGTCTTCTGGTCAGGTCTCTCGTGGATCAGCTACTGGGTCTTCACCCCCGCCCTCTTCATCACCTCCATCGGCGCTGCTGACCTCGGCGCTGTGTCGCCGGGGCCACTAGCCCTCAGCGTCAGCATCCCCACCCTGGCGGTCGCCGGAGTCTCTTTAGGTGCAGCACGATTCACCCGGGCGGCCGGGCCGCAACTCACATCACTGATGCAGGGGTCGATTCGCATCAACACCTATGTCGGGCTGGTCTTCGCGTCGGCGTTGCACGCACAGGAAGGCGTGGCGACGTTCGCTCTCGCCAGTGCCATCGTCGTGCCGCTTGTCAACGTGATCTGCGTCACGACGCTCTCCCTCCACGGCGAGCGGGGCGCCACGCCCCGGCGCTTCGCGCTGTGGAGAGACCTCGCGTCGAATCCGCTCATCCTCGCATGCGGGGTCGGATTGCTCCTCAACCTGAGCGGCATCACGATGCCGGTTCTCCTGCAGACGACCCTCGACATGATCGCCGCTCCCGCTCTGGTCGTCGGCACGCTCATCGCCGGTGCCGCCTTGCGATTCACGTTCCGCGTGCGCGACCTCCTTGATGTCGGGATCGCATCTCTCCTCAAATTGTGCGTACTCCCGCTCGCGGCGCTGTGGATCGCGCTCGCCTTCGGAATCACCGGCGCTTCCCTCACGAGTATCATCCTCATCACCGCGGTCCCCACGGCCCCGAGCGCCACCATCCTCGCGTCACGCATGGGTGGAGACACTCGGCTCATGGCGGCCATCACCGGCATCCAGACGGTGCTCGCCGTCGCCACGATCCCCCTCCTGCTGCTTCTCGCTGACACCGTCTCTGCATGAAAAGGTCACCCGGAGAGGTGGCGGTGGCTCAGCGCGAGTCGTAGCTCAGTCCGTGCCCGAACCGCAGGCGGGGATCAGCGGTGTCGAACGGAACATCGGGGCGCGACGCCTCAACCGCCGCCATGCTGGAAGGCAGATCGAAGGGCAGACGTCCG from Microbacterium sp. LWO13-1.2 includes the following:
- a CDS encoding AEC family transporter encodes the protein MDVITTGIAPIILLLGGGLILRRRILTDAVFWSGLSWISYWVFTPALFITSIGAADLGAVSPGPLALSVSIPTLAVAGVSLGAARFTRAAGPQLTSLMQGSIRINTYVGLVFASALHAQEGVATFALASAIVVPLVNVICVTTLSLHGERGATPRRFALWRDLASNPLILACGVGLLLNLSGITMPVLLQTTLDMIAAPALVVGTLIAGAALRFTFRVRDLLDVGIASLLKLCVLPLAALWIALAFGITGASLTSIILITAVPTAPSATILASRMGGDTRLMAAITGIQTVLAVATIPLLLLLADTVSA